From Camelus bactrianus isolate YW-2024 breed Bactrian camel chromosome 16, ASM4877302v1, whole genome shotgun sequence, the proteins below share one genomic window:
- the LOC105066400 gene encoding zinc finger MYND domain-containing protein 15 isoform X1 translates to MEFVSGYRDEFLDFTAILFGWYRKFVAERGAGRTSLEGRWRQLEAQIRRLPQDPALWVLHVLPNRSVGISLGRGAEPGPGPGLGAARLLGDELLLHLRDLSPYVSFVSLEEGEEGEEERENGEEGVGMEKAETEDGEPAPTSRESPQEASPGGEPEEAEQEAGGGEDGCREDRAEMEPGPERRKGRTSEAAPLHLSCLLLVTDKHGTILGIDLLMDGAQGTAGRGSGTENLAPRAYALLCHSMACPMGSGDPRKPQQLTVGDAQLHKELENLVPRLGVKLAKTPMRTWGPQPGFTFASLRARTCHVCHRHSFEVKLTPCPQCGAVLYCGEACLQTDWKRCPDDVSHQFWCPRLAAFMERAGELATLPFTYTAEVTSETFNKEAFLASRGLTRGYWMQLSMLISGPGTPRHPRGSMPSLSLLLRGDPYQLLQGDGPALMPPVPPDPPRGLFGSWQDYYTWRGLSFDSPMAVLLTYPLTVYYVITHLVPQSCKQSRGPGRSAWSRGDGELVGNSRWRGGDHILKWLACHPVPELNIQNKQSLKIHVVEAGKEFDLVMVFWVSLSGLEGWAFGCGDGRRVGPRSVLSVLQELLVLLPHVALELQFVGDGLPPESDQQHFTLQRDGPEVPVRSGSGVSARLNSGTKEKGGRRDLHIKVSARPYHLLQGPKPDLVIGYNSGFGLKDTWLSLLPRLQSLRVPAFFTESSEYGCVMDDQTMAVATGGGTSPPQPNPFRSPFRLRAADNCMPWYCNAFIFHLVYKPPQGGAARPAPGPAPPAPTPAAPPAPARRRRGEKKPGRGSRRRS, encoded by the exons ATGGAATTTGTGTCTGGATACCGGGATGAGTTCCTTGATTTCACCGCCATCCTCTTTGGCTGGTACCGCAAGTTTGTGGCAGAGCGTGGGGCTGGGCGGACCAGCCTCGAGGGTCGCTGGCGACAGCTGGAGGCTCAGATCAGAAGGCTGCCCCAGGACCCTGCCCTCTGGGTGCTCCACGTCTTGCCCAACCGTAGTGTGGGCATCAGCCTGGGAcgaggggcagagccaggccctGGACCTGGCCTGGGAGCTGCTCGGCTCCTGGGAGATGAGCTCCTACTCCACCTGCGAGATCTAAGCCCCTATGTCAGCTTTGTcagcctggaggaaggagaggaaggggaggaggagcgaGAGAATGGagaggagggtgtgggcatgGAGAAGGCAGAAACAGAGGATGGGGAGCCAGCCCCCACCAGCAGGGAGTCTCCCCAGGAAGCAAGTCCTGGAGGGGAGCCAGAGGAGGctgagcaggaggcaggaggtggcGAAGATGGCTGCCGAGAGGACAGGGCAGAGATGGAGCCGGGGcctgagaggaggaagggacGGACAAGTG aGGCTGCACCCCTGCACCTTTCCTGCCTCCTACTGGTGACAGATAAACATGGCACCATCTTGGGCATTGATCTGCTAATGGATGGAGCCCAGGGGACTGCAGGCAGGGGCTCAGGGACAGAGAACCTGGCTCCCCGGGCCTATGCTCTCCTCTGCCACAGCATGGCCTGCCCCATGGGCTCTGGAGACCCCCGAAAGCCCCAACAGCTTACGGTGGGAGATGCCCAGCTGCATAA AGAGCTAGAGAATCTGGTCCCCAGACTGGGAGTGAAATTAGCCAAGACTCCAATGCGGACATGGGGTCCCCAGCCAGGCTTCACTTTTGCCTCCCTTCGGGCTCGAACCTGCCACGTTTGTCACAGACACAGCTTTGAAGTGAAGCTGACACCCTG CCCCCAGTGTGGTGCTGTCTTGTACTGTGGAGAGGCTTGTCTCCAGACCGACTGGAAGCGGTGCCCAGATGATGTGAGTCACCAATTTTGGTGCCCAAGGCTTGCAGCCTTCATGGAGCGGGCCGGAGAACTGGCGACTCTGCCTTTTACCTACACCGCAG AGGTGACCAGTGAAACCTTTAACAAGGAGGCCTTCCTGGCCTCGCGGGGCCTCACTCGTGGCTACTGGATGCAGCTCAGCATGCTGATATCAGGCCCTGGCACCCCCAGGCACCCCCGGGGCAGCATGCCATCCCTCAGCCTTCTTCTCCGTG GAGATCCCTACCAGCTTCTCCAGGGGGACGGGCCTGCCCTGATGCCTCCTGTGCCCCCAGATCCACCCAGGGGCCTCTTTG GCTCATGGCAGGACTACTACACATGGCGGGGCCTCAGCTTCGACTCCCCCATGGCCGTGCTTCTCACCTACCCACTGACGGTGTACTATGTCATCACCCACCTGGTGCCCCAGTCCTGTAAGCAGAGCCGAGGCCCGGGGAGGAGTGCATGGAGCAGGGGGGACGGGGAGCTGGTAGGGAACAGCAGGTGGCGGGGAGGAGACCATATTCTGAAATGGCTAGCTTGTCACCCAGTCCCTGAGCTGAACATCCAGAACAAACAGTCACTGAAAATCCATGTAGTGGAGGCCGGGAAGGAGTTTGACCTTGTCATGGTGTTTTGGGTAAGTCTCTCCGGGCTTGAAGGTTGGGCCTTTGGGTGTGGAGATGGACGAAGGGTGGGACCCAGATCTGTCCTGTCTGTCCTTCAGGAGCTCCTGGTCTTGCTCCCCCACGTGGCCTTGGAGCTGCAGTTTGTGGGTGACGGCCTGCCCCCCGAGAGTGACCAGCAGCATTTTACCCTGCAGAGG GATGGCCCCGAAGTACCTGTCCGCTCTGGTTCTGGGGTATCAGCACGGCTCAACTCTGGGACTAAGGAGAAGGGGGGCCGCAGAGACCTGCACATCAAGGTGTCTGCACGGCCCTACCACCTGCTCCAGGGGCCCAAGCCTGACTTGGTTATTG gATATAACTCCGGCTTTGGTCTAAAGGACACTTGGCTGAGCTTGCTGCCCCGGTTACAG TCCCTCCGAGTGCCGGCCTTCTTCACTGAGAGCAGCGAGTACGGCTGTGTGATGGATGACCAGACCATGGCGGTGGCCACAGGAGGGGGGACCAGCCCTCCACAGCCCAACCCTTTCCGCTCCCCCTTTCGCCTCAGAGCGGCCGACAACTGCATGCCCTG GTACTGCAACGCCTTCATCTTCCACCTGGTCTACAAGCCTCCGCAAGGGGGCGCGGCCCGCCCGGCGCCCGggcccgcgccccccgccccgaCTCCTGCGGCTCCTCCCGCCCCAGCCCGCAGGCGCCGAGGAGAAAAGAAACCGGGGCGGGGGTCCCGCAGGCGGAGCTGA
- the LOC105066400 gene encoding zinc finger MYND domain-containing protein 15 isoform X4 produces MEFVSGYRDEFLDFTAILFGWYRKFVAERGAGRTSLEGRWRQLEAQIRRLPQDPALWVLHVLPNRSVGISLGRGAEPGPGPGLGAARLLGDELLLHLRDLSPYVSFVSLEEGEEGEEERENGEEGVGMEKAETEDGEPAPTSRESPQEASPGGEPEEAEQEAGGGEDGCREDRAEMEPGPERRKGRTSEAAPLHLSCLLLVTDKHGTILGIDLLMDGAQGTAGRGSGTENLAPRAYALLCHSMACPMGSGDPRKPQQLTVGDAQLHKELENLVPRLGVKLAKTPMRTWGPQPGFTFASLRARTCHVCHRHSFEVKLTPCPQCGAVLYCGEACLQTDWKRCPDDVSHQFWCPRLAAFMERAGELATLPFTYTAGDPYQLLQGDGPALMPPVPPDPPRGLFGSWQDYYTWRGLSFDSPMAVLLTYPLTVYYVITHLVPQSCKQSRGPGRSAWSRGDGELVGNSRWRGGDHILKWLACHPVPELNIQNKQSLKIHVVEAGKEFDLVMVFWVSLSGLEGWAFGCGDGRRVGPRSVLSVLQELLVLLPHVALELQFVGDGLPPESDQQHFTLQRDGPEVPVRSGSGVSARLNSGTKEKGGRRDLHIKVSARPYHLLQGPKPDLVIGYNSGFGLKDTWLSLLPRLQSLRVPAFFTESSEYGCVMDDQTMAVATGGGTSPPQPNPFRSPFRLRAADNCMPWYCNAFIFHLVYKPPQGGAARPAPGPAPPAPTPAAPPAPARRRRGEKKPGRGSRRRS; encoded by the exons ATGGAATTTGTGTCTGGATACCGGGATGAGTTCCTTGATTTCACCGCCATCCTCTTTGGCTGGTACCGCAAGTTTGTGGCAGAGCGTGGGGCTGGGCGGACCAGCCTCGAGGGTCGCTGGCGACAGCTGGAGGCTCAGATCAGAAGGCTGCCCCAGGACCCTGCCCTCTGGGTGCTCCACGTCTTGCCCAACCGTAGTGTGGGCATCAGCCTGGGAcgaggggcagagccaggccctGGACCTGGCCTGGGAGCTGCTCGGCTCCTGGGAGATGAGCTCCTACTCCACCTGCGAGATCTAAGCCCCTATGTCAGCTTTGTcagcctggaggaaggagaggaaggggaggaggagcgaGAGAATGGagaggagggtgtgggcatgGAGAAGGCAGAAACAGAGGATGGGGAGCCAGCCCCCACCAGCAGGGAGTCTCCCCAGGAAGCAAGTCCTGGAGGGGAGCCAGAGGAGGctgagcaggaggcaggaggtggcGAAGATGGCTGCCGAGAGGACAGGGCAGAGATGGAGCCGGGGcctgagaggaggaagggacGGACAAGTG aGGCTGCACCCCTGCACCTTTCCTGCCTCCTACTGGTGACAGATAAACATGGCACCATCTTGGGCATTGATCTGCTAATGGATGGAGCCCAGGGGACTGCAGGCAGGGGCTCAGGGACAGAGAACCTGGCTCCCCGGGCCTATGCTCTCCTCTGCCACAGCATGGCCTGCCCCATGGGCTCTGGAGACCCCCGAAAGCCCCAACAGCTTACGGTGGGAGATGCCCAGCTGCATAA AGAGCTAGAGAATCTGGTCCCCAGACTGGGAGTGAAATTAGCCAAGACTCCAATGCGGACATGGGGTCCCCAGCCAGGCTTCACTTTTGCCTCCCTTCGGGCTCGAACCTGCCACGTTTGTCACAGACACAGCTTTGAAGTGAAGCTGACACCCTG CCCCCAGTGTGGTGCTGTCTTGTACTGTGGAGAGGCTTGTCTCCAGACCGACTGGAAGCGGTGCCCAGATGATGTGAGTCACCAATTTTGGTGCCCAAGGCTTGCAGCCTTCATGGAGCGGGCCGGAGAACTGGCGACTCTGCCTTTTACCTACACCGCAG GAGATCCCTACCAGCTTCTCCAGGGGGACGGGCCTGCCCTGATGCCTCCTGTGCCCCCAGATCCACCCAGGGGCCTCTTTG GCTCATGGCAGGACTACTACACATGGCGGGGCCTCAGCTTCGACTCCCCCATGGCCGTGCTTCTCACCTACCCACTGACGGTGTACTATGTCATCACCCACCTGGTGCCCCAGTCCTGTAAGCAGAGCCGAGGCCCGGGGAGGAGTGCATGGAGCAGGGGGGACGGGGAGCTGGTAGGGAACAGCAGGTGGCGGGGAGGAGACCATATTCTGAAATGGCTAGCTTGTCACCCAGTCCCTGAGCTGAACATCCAGAACAAACAGTCACTGAAAATCCATGTAGTGGAGGCCGGGAAGGAGTTTGACCTTGTCATGGTGTTTTGGGTAAGTCTCTCCGGGCTTGAAGGTTGGGCCTTTGGGTGTGGAGATGGACGAAGGGTGGGACCCAGATCTGTCCTGTCTGTCCTTCAGGAGCTCCTGGTCTTGCTCCCCCACGTGGCCTTGGAGCTGCAGTTTGTGGGTGACGGCCTGCCCCCCGAGAGTGACCAGCAGCATTTTACCCTGCAGAGG GATGGCCCCGAAGTACCTGTCCGCTCTGGTTCTGGGGTATCAGCACGGCTCAACTCTGGGACTAAGGAGAAGGGGGGCCGCAGAGACCTGCACATCAAGGTGTCTGCACGGCCCTACCACCTGCTCCAGGGGCCCAAGCCTGACTTGGTTATTG gATATAACTCCGGCTTTGGTCTAAAGGACACTTGGCTGAGCTTGCTGCCCCGGTTACAG TCCCTCCGAGTGCCGGCCTTCTTCACTGAGAGCAGCGAGTACGGCTGTGTGATGGATGACCAGACCATGGCGGTGGCCACAGGAGGGGGGACCAGCCCTCCACAGCCCAACCCTTTCCGCTCCCCCTTTCGCCTCAGAGCGGCCGACAACTGCATGCCCTG GTACTGCAACGCCTTCATCTTCCACCTGGTCTACAAGCCTCCGCAAGGGGGCGCGGCCCGCCCGGCGCCCGggcccgcgccccccgccccgaCTCCTGCGGCTCCTCCCGCCCCAGCCCGCAGGCGCCGAGGAGAAAAGAAACCGGGGCGGGGGTCCCGCAGGCGGAGCTGA
- the LOC105066400 gene encoding zinc finger MYND domain-containing protein 15 isoform X2, whose translation MEFVSGYRDEFLDFTAILFGWYRKFVAERGAGRTSLEGRWRQLEAQIRRLPQDPALWVLHVLPNRSVGISLGRGAEPGPGPGLGAARLLGDELLLHLRDLSPYVSFVSLEEGEEGEEERENGEEGVGMEKAETEDGEPAPTSRESPQEASPGGEPEEAEQEAGGGEDGCREDRAEMEPGPERRKGRTSEAAPLHLSCLLLVTDKHGTILGIDLLMDGAQGTAGRGSGTENLAPRAYALLCHSMACPMGSGDPRKPQQLTVGDAQLHKELENLVPRLGVKLAKTPMRTWGPQPGFTFASLRARTCHVCHRHSFEVKLTPCPQCGAVLYCGEACLQTDWKRCPDDVSHQFWCPRLAAFMERAGELATLPFTYTAEVTSETFNKEAFLASRGLTRGYWMQLSMLISGPGTPRHPRGSMPSLSLLLRGDPYQLLQGDGPALMPPVPPDPPRGLFGSWQDYYTWRGLSFDSPMAVLLTYPLTVYYVITHLVPQSCKQSRGPGRSAWSRGDGELVGNSRWRGGDHILKWLACHPVPELNIQNKQSLKIHVVEAGKEFDLVMVFWELLVLLPHVALELQFVGDGLPPESDQQHFTLQRDGPEVPVRSGSGVSARLNSGTKEKGGRRDLHIKVSARPYHLLQGPKPDLVIGYNSGFGLKDTWLSLLPRLQSLRVPAFFTESSEYGCVMDDQTMAVATGGGTSPPQPNPFRSPFRLRAADNCMPWYCNAFIFHLVYKPPQGGAARPAPGPAPPAPTPAAPPAPARRRRGEKKPGRGSRRRS comes from the exons ATGGAATTTGTGTCTGGATACCGGGATGAGTTCCTTGATTTCACCGCCATCCTCTTTGGCTGGTACCGCAAGTTTGTGGCAGAGCGTGGGGCTGGGCGGACCAGCCTCGAGGGTCGCTGGCGACAGCTGGAGGCTCAGATCAGAAGGCTGCCCCAGGACCCTGCCCTCTGGGTGCTCCACGTCTTGCCCAACCGTAGTGTGGGCATCAGCCTGGGAcgaggggcagagccaggccctGGACCTGGCCTGGGAGCTGCTCGGCTCCTGGGAGATGAGCTCCTACTCCACCTGCGAGATCTAAGCCCCTATGTCAGCTTTGTcagcctggaggaaggagaggaaggggaggaggagcgaGAGAATGGagaggagggtgtgggcatgGAGAAGGCAGAAACAGAGGATGGGGAGCCAGCCCCCACCAGCAGGGAGTCTCCCCAGGAAGCAAGTCCTGGAGGGGAGCCAGAGGAGGctgagcaggaggcaggaggtggcGAAGATGGCTGCCGAGAGGACAGGGCAGAGATGGAGCCGGGGcctgagaggaggaagggacGGACAAGTG aGGCTGCACCCCTGCACCTTTCCTGCCTCCTACTGGTGACAGATAAACATGGCACCATCTTGGGCATTGATCTGCTAATGGATGGAGCCCAGGGGACTGCAGGCAGGGGCTCAGGGACAGAGAACCTGGCTCCCCGGGCCTATGCTCTCCTCTGCCACAGCATGGCCTGCCCCATGGGCTCTGGAGACCCCCGAAAGCCCCAACAGCTTACGGTGGGAGATGCCCAGCTGCATAA AGAGCTAGAGAATCTGGTCCCCAGACTGGGAGTGAAATTAGCCAAGACTCCAATGCGGACATGGGGTCCCCAGCCAGGCTTCACTTTTGCCTCCCTTCGGGCTCGAACCTGCCACGTTTGTCACAGACACAGCTTTGAAGTGAAGCTGACACCCTG CCCCCAGTGTGGTGCTGTCTTGTACTGTGGAGAGGCTTGTCTCCAGACCGACTGGAAGCGGTGCCCAGATGATGTGAGTCACCAATTTTGGTGCCCAAGGCTTGCAGCCTTCATGGAGCGGGCCGGAGAACTGGCGACTCTGCCTTTTACCTACACCGCAG AGGTGACCAGTGAAACCTTTAACAAGGAGGCCTTCCTGGCCTCGCGGGGCCTCACTCGTGGCTACTGGATGCAGCTCAGCATGCTGATATCAGGCCCTGGCACCCCCAGGCACCCCCGGGGCAGCATGCCATCCCTCAGCCTTCTTCTCCGTG GAGATCCCTACCAGCTTCTCCAGGGGGACGGGCCTGCCCTGATGCCTCCTGTGCCCCCAGATCCACCCAGGGGCCTCTTTG GCTCATGGCAGGACTACTACACATGGCGGGGCCTCAGCTTCGACTCCCCCATGGCCGTGCTTCTCACCTACCCACTGACGGTGTACTATGTCATCACCCACCTGGTGCCCCAGTCCTGTAAGCAGAGCCGAGGCCCGGGGAGGAGTGCATGGAGCAGGGGGGACGGGGAGCTGGTAGGGAACAGCAGGTGGCGGGGAGGAGACCATATTCTGAAATGGCTAGCTTGTCACCCAGTCCCTGAGCTGAACATCCAGAACAAACAGTCACTGAAAATCCATGTAGTGGAGGCCGGGAAGGAGTTTGACCTTGTCATGGTGTTTTGG GAGCTCCTGGTCTTGCTCCCCCACGTGGCCTTGGAGCTGCAGTTTGTGGGTGACGGCCTGCCCCCCGAGAGTGACCAGCAGCATTTTACCCTGCAGAGG GATGGCCCCGAAGTACCTGTCCGCTCTGGTTCTGGGGTATCAGCACGGCTCAACTCTGGGACTAAGGAGAAGGGGGGCCGCAGAGACCTGCACATCAAGGTGTCTGCACGGCCCTACCACCTGCTCCAGGGGCCCAAGCCTGACTTGGTTATTG gATATAACTCCGGCTTTGGTCTAAAGGACACTTGGCTGAGCTTGCTGCCCCGGTTACAG TCCCTCCGAGTGCCGGCCTTCTTCACTGAGAGCAGCGAGTACGGCTGTGTGATGGATGACCAGACCATGGCGGTGGCCACAGGAGGGGGGACCAGCCCTCCACAGCCCAACCCTTTCCGCTCCCCCTTTCGCCTCAGAGCGGCCGACAACTGCATGCCCTG GTACTGCAACGCCTTCATCTTCCACCTGGTCTACAAGCCTCCGCAAGGGGGCGCGGCCCGCCCGGCGCCCGggcccgcgccccccgccccgaCTCCTGCGGCTCCTCCCGCCCCAGCCCGCAGGCGCCGAGGAGAAAAGAAACCGGGGCGGGGGTCCCGCAGGCGGAGCTGA
- the LOC105066400 gene encoding zinc finger MYND domain-containing protein 15 isoform X5: MEFVSGYRDEFLDFTAILFGWYRKFVAERGAGRTSLEGRWRQLEAQIRRLPQDPALWVLHVLPNRSVGISLGRGAEPGPGPGLGAARLLGDELLLHLRDLSPYVSFVSLEEGEEGEEERENGEEGVGMEKAETEDGEPAPTSRESPQEASPGGEPEEAEQEAGGGEDGCREDRAEMEPGPERRKGRTSEAAPLHLSCLLLVTDKHGTILGIDLLMDGAQGTAGRGSGTENLAPRAYALLCHSMACPMGSGDPRKPQQLTVGDAQLHKELENLVPRLGVKLAKTPMRTWGPQPGFTFASLRARTCHVCHRHSFEVKLTPCPQCGAVLYCGEACLQTDWKRCPDDVSHQFWCPRLAAFMERAGELATLPFTYTAEVTSETFNKEAFLASRGLTRGYWMQLSMLISGPGTPRHPRGSMPSLSLLLRGDPYQLLQGDGPALMPPVPPDPPRGLFGSWQDYYTWRGLSFDSPMAVLLTYPLTVYYVITHLVPQSFPELNIQNKQSLKIHVVEAGKEFDLVMVFWELLVLLPHVALELQFVGDGLPPESDQQHFTLQRDGPEVPVRSGSGVSARLNSGTKEKGGRRDLHIKVSARPYHLLQGPKPDLVIGYNSGFGLKDTWLSLLPRLQSLRVPAFFTESSEYGCVMDDQTMAVATGGGTSPPQPNPFRSPFRLRAADNCMPWYCNAFIFHLVYKPPQGGAARPAPGPAPPAPTPAAPPAPARRRRGEKKPGRGSRRRS, translated from the exons ATGGAATTTGTGTCTGGATACCGGGATGAGTTCCTTGATTTCACCGCCATCCTCTTTGGCTGGTACCGCAAGTTTGTGGCAGAGCGTGGGGCTGGGCGGACCAGCCTCGAGGGTCGCTGGCGACAGCTGGAGGCTCAGATCAGAAGGCTGCCCCAGGACCCTGCCCTCTGGGTGCTCCACGTCTTGCCCAACCGTAGTGTGGGCATCAGCCTGGGAcgaggggcagagccaggccctGGACCTGGCCTGGGAGCTGCTCGGCTCCTGGGAGATGAGCTCCTACTCCACCTGCGAGATCTAAGCCCCTATGTCAGCTTTGTcagcctggaggaaggagaggaaggggaggaggagcgaGAGAATGGagaggagggtgtgggcatgGAGAAGGCAGAAACAGAGGATGGGGAGCCAGCCCCCACCAGCAGGGAGTCTCCCCAGGAAGCAAGTCCTGGAGGGGAGCCAGAGGAGGctgagcaggaggcaggaggtggcGAAGATGGCTGCCGAGAGGACAGGGCAGAGATGGAGCCGGGGcctgagaggaggaagggacGGACAAGTG aGGCTGCACCCCTGCACCTTTCCTGCCTCCTACTGGTGACAGATAAACATGGCACCATCTTGGGCATTGATCTGCTAATGGATGGAGCCCAGGGGACTGCAGGCAGGGGCTCAGGGACAGAGAACCTGGCTCCCCGGGCCTATGCTCTCCTCTGCCACAGCATGGCCTGCCCCATGGGCTCTGGAGACCCCCGAAAGCCCCAACAGCTTACGGTGGGAGATGCCCAGCTGCATAA AGAGCTAGAGAATCTGGTCCCCAGACTGGGAGTGAAATTAGCCAAGACTCCAATGCGGACATGGGGTCCCCAGCCAGGCTTCACTTTTGCCTCCCTTCGGGCTCGAACCTGCCACGTTTGTCACAGACACAGCTTTGAAGTGAAGCTGACACCCTG CCCCCAGTGTGGTGCTGTCTTGTACTGTGGAGAGGCTTGTCTCCAGACCGACTGGAAGCGGTGCCCAGATGATGTGAGTCACCAATTTTGGTGCCCAAGGCTTGCAGCCTTCATGGAGCGGGCCGGAGAACTGGCGACTCTGCCTTTTACCTACACCGCAG AGGTGACCAGTGAAACCTTTAACAAGGAGGCCTTCCTGGCCTCGCGGGGCCTCACTCGTGGCTACTGGATGCAGCTCAGCATGCTGATATCAGGCCCTGGCACCCCCAGGCACCCCCGGGGCAGCATGCCATCCCTCAGCCTTCTTCTCCGTG GAGATCCCTACCAGCTTCTCCAGGGGGACGGGCCTGCCCTGATGCCTCCTGTGCCCCCAGATCCACCCAGGGGCCTCTTTG GCTCATGGCAGGACTACTACACATGGCGGGGCCTCAGCTTCGACTCCCCCATGGCCGTGCTTCTCACCTACCCACTGACGGTGTACTATGTCATCACCCACCTGGTGCCCCAGTCCT TCCCTGAGCTGAACATCCAGAACAAACAGTCACTGAAAATCCATGTAGTGGAGGCCGGGAAGGAGTTTGACCTTGTCATGGTGTTTTGG GAGCTCCTGGTCTTGCTCCCCCACGTGGCCTTGGAGCTGCAGTTTGTGGGTGACGGCCTGCCCCCCGAGAGTGACCAGCAGCATTTTACCCTGCAGAGG GATGGCCCCGAAGTACCTGTCCGCTCTGGTTCTGGGGTATCAGCACGGCTCAACTCTGGGACTAAGGAGAAGGGGGGCCGCAGAGACCTGCACATCAAGGTGTCTGCACGGCCCTACCACCTGCTCCAGGGGCCCAAGCCTGACTTGGTTATTG gATATAACTCCGGCTTTGGTCTAAAGGACACTTGGCTGAGCTTGCTGCCCCGGTTACAG TCCCTCCGAGTGCCGGCCTTCTTCACTGAGAGCAGCGAGTACGGCTGTGTGATGGATGACCAGACCATGGCGGTGGCCACAGGAGGGGGGACCAGCCCTCCACAGCCCAACCCTTTCCGCTCCCCCTTTCGCCTCAGAGCGGCCGACAACTGCATGCCCTG GTACTGCAACGCCTTCATCTTCCACCTGGTCTACAAGCCTCCGCAAGGGGGCGCGGCCCGCCCGGCGCCCGggcccgcgccccccgccccgaCTCCTGCGGCTCCTCCCGCCCCAGCCCGCAGGCGCCGAGGAGAAAAGAAACCGGGGCGGGGGTCCCGCAGGCGGAGCTGA